In one Silene latifolia isolate original U9 population chromosome 10, ASM4854445v1, whole genome shotgun sequence genomic region, the following are encoded:
- the LOC141607506 gene encoding uncharacterized protein LOC141607506, translated as MVRARGWPRGRAQTTRDVIPEADQTQGEVLRTPATVNSLINSFIHNSPLHSRSATIHTSIPKSNPRTVVQSTLVNVVELTTGKSPLITVTDGADSAQAEVVQIYEDDVEDEVTYWRYTLMGSVLGGKPKVQELEAYVKKYWLNISAPILFPHLDPFLWSSAALSRLASKIGKPLFADLTTTCKAKLSFARVMVEVDISKSLPEEVCFSTPYHDLISQKIIYEWMPYYYEGCKKLGHTKDFCRLNKAKAKQTQVYQPIVTRTNPPSSVVGASECSELDPTPSVQGVLSSSTGIGVNSECVQLGSPPSQGSDLPPHQNVEGSECQKLGPNTAGGRMEIHGVKCIIRAKTSSGTLASSNTFGILSEFPGMKVILLPADMAHYNGRIWVFWDPRTITINATIINARFVHCELTHNATNQIDTTIVYGYNTTRDREDLWLNLLGLAHKTENWAILGDFNIVRDISEKIGPNPPKLSEIHDFNDCIRGCQLDDLVANGCEFTWTNKHTDGTRVSSILGKVLVNSNWLLTFLGSIVNVLLPGLSDHYPLLLNVFEEQACFFKKLSAVRQKLTQLHKTYYTGLSLSVREAEDNLRICQQSLSLTPTDSHLIAEEAALLTTYKSLQKAELEMLHQKAKVHSINLNDCSSAFFYAKIATRKQQSIVGQICNHHGDLITGVNNVNIAFVDYYNELLGTKHAVQKTGKLVKQANVTVLALIPKKDVVSSVKDFRPIACCIVLYKTISKIMV; from the exons ATGGTCCGAGCACGAGGATGGCCGCGTGGGCGAGCCCAGACTACAAGAGACGTTATTCCGGAGGCTGATCAAACGCAGGGTGAGGTTTTGCGTACACCTGCTACTGTTAATTCCTTAATTAACTCTTttattcacaattcacctttacATTCACGTTCTGCTACTATTCATACTTCTATTCCTAAATCTAATCCTAGAACTGTAGTACAATCAACTCTTGTAAATGTTGTTGAATTGACTACTGGGAAATCTCCATTAATCACTGTTACTGATGGGGCTG ACTCGGCTCAAGCTGAGGTTGTTCAAATTTATGAGGATGATGTTGAGGACGAGGTTACATACTGGAGGTATACTTTAATGGGTAGTGTTCTAGGAGGGAAACCTAAGGTACAAGAGCTTGAAGCTTATGTTAAAAAATATTGGCTCAACATCTCAGCTCCT ATTCTTTTCCCGCACCTTGATCCATTCCTTTGGTCTAGTGCAGCTTTGAGTAGGCTTGCTAGTAAAATTGGTAAGCCGTTGTTTGCAGATCTCACCACCACCTGTAAAGCTAAACTATCCTTTGCCAGAGTGATGGTGGAGGTGGATATCTCCAAATCCCTGCCTGAGGAAGTTTGTTTTTCCACACCCTATCACGATCTTATCTCTCAGAAGATCATCTATGAATGGATGCCTTATTACTATGAGGGGTGTAAAAAACTTGGACATACTAAGGATTTTTGCAGACTGAACAAGGCTAAGGCAAAGCAAACACAGGTCTACCAGCCTATTGTCACTCGTACTAACCCACCTTCCTCAGTTGTTGGGGCCTCTGAATGCTCTGAGCTAGACCCAACTCCTTCTGTGCAAGGTGTGCTGAGTAGTTCCACTGGGATTGGGGTGAACTCAGAATGCGTACAGCTAGGTTCTCCCCCCTCTCAGGGTTCTGACTTGCCTCCTCACCAGAATGTTGAGGGTTCAGAATGCCAGAAGTTAGGGCCAAATACAGCTGGTGGTAGGATGGAAATTCATGGGGTGAAGTGCATTATAAGGGCAAAAACAAGTTCAGGCACTTTGGCCTCTTCTAATACTTTTGGAATCTTATCTGAGTTCCCTGGTATGAAGGTCATACTTCTGCCAGCTGACATG GCTCATTATAATGGGCGTATTTGGGTTTTCTGGGATCCCAGAACTATAACTATAAATGCTACAATAATTAATGCGCGGTTTGTTCATTGTGAGCTCACTCATAATGCTACAAATCAAATAGATACTACTATTGTCTATGGCTATAATACTACAAGGGATAGGGAAGACCTCTGGCTCAACTTGCTTGGTCTAGCTCATAAAACTGAGAATTGGGCTATCCTTGGTGATTTCAATATTGTGAGAGATATTTCTGAAAAGATTGGGCCTAATCCACCCAAACTTTCAGAGATTCATGACTTTAATGACTGTATTAGAGGGTGTCAACTAGATGACTTGGTTGCCAATGGCTGTGAATTTACTTGGACTAACAAACATACTGATGGTACTAGGGTATCGTCCATATTAGGTAAAGTGTTGGTCAACTCTAACTGGCTCCTCACTTTTCTTGGTTCCATTGTTAATGTGCTTCTTCCTGGACTCTCAGACCATTATCCTCTGCTTTTAAATGTGTTTGAGGAACAAGCTTGT TTTTTCAAAAAGCTTTCTGCTGTCAGACAGAAGCTCACTCAGCTTCATAAGACTTACTACACTGGCCTCTCTCTTAGCGTTAGAGAAGCTGAGGATAACCTTCGGATATGTCAACAAAGTCTGAGTCTTACTCCTACTGATTCTCACCTAATTGCTGAGGAAGCTGCTTTGCTCACCACCTATAAATCCCTCCAAAAAGCAGAACTGGAAATGTTGCATCAAAAGGCTAAAGTTCATAGCATTAACCTTAATGACTGCTCTTCTGCCTTTTTCTATGCCAAAATTGCCACAAGGAAGCAACAAAGTATAGTGGGTCAGATCTGCAATCACCATGGAGACCTGATAACGGGTGTTAATAATGTTAATATTGCTTTTGTTGATTACTATAATGAACTACTGGGCACCAAGCATGCTGTCCAGAA GACTGGCAAACTTGTGAAGCAGGCTAATGTTACAGTGCTTGCTCTCATCCCTAAGAAGGATGTGGTTTCTTCTGTTAAGGACTTCAGGCCAATTGCCTGTTGCATTGTTCTTTATAAGACAATCAGTAAGATCATGGTTTAA